One Ostrea edulis chromosome 6, xbOstEdul1.1, whole genome shotgun sequence genomic window, CAGTAATACAGAGGCGTGTCTAGGCCTCAATCAGTAATACCGAGGCTTGTGTAGGACTCAATCAGTAATACAGGGGCTTGTCTAATTCTCAATCTGTAAACAGAGACTTGTCTAAGTCTCAATCAGTAATACAGAGGCTTGTCTAGGCCTCAATCAGTAATACAGAGGCTTGTGTAGGCTTCAATCAGTAATACAGAGGCGTGTCTAGGTCTCAGTCAGTAATATAGAAGCTTGTCTAGGTCTCAATCAGTAACACAGAGGCTTGTCTAGCCTCCATCAGTAATACAGAGGCTTGTCTAGGCCTCAATCAGTAATACAGAGGCGTGTCTAGGTCTCATTCAGTAATATAGAAGCTTGTCTAGGTCTCAATCAGTAACACAGAGGCTTGTCTAGCCTCCATCAGTAATACAGAGGCGTGTCTAGGCCTCAATCAGTAATACCGAGGCTTGTGTAGGACTCAATCAGTAATACAGGGGCTTGTCTAATTCTCAATCTGTAAACAGAGACTTGTCTAAGTCTCAATCAGTAATACAGAGGCTTGTCTAGGCCTCAATCAGTAATACAGAGGCTTGTGTAGGCTTCAATCAGTAATACATAGGCTTGTCTATGTCTCAATTAGTAAACAGAGGCTTGTCATGGCCTCAATTAGTAATACGGAGTCTTGTCTTTGCCTCAATCAGTAAACAGAGGCTTGTTTAGGTCTCAATCAGTAAAACAGAGGCTTGTCTATACCCCAATCAGTCATACAGAGGCTTGTCTAAGCCTCAATCAGTAATACAGAGGCTTGTCTAGGCCTCAATCAGTAATACAAAGGCTTGTCTAGTCCTCAATCAGTAATACAAAGGCTTGTCTAGGCCTCAATCAGTAATACAGAGCCTTGTCTTGGCCTCATTCAGTAATACAGAGGCTTGTCTAGGCCTCAATCAGTAAACAGAGGCTTGTCTAGGTCTCAATCAGTAAACAGAGGCTTGTCTAGGCCTCAATCAGTAAACAGAGGCTTGTCTAGGTATCAGTCAATAAAACAGAGCCTTGTCTAGGTCTCAATCTGTAAAGTAAAGACTTGTTTATGTAAATTGAATCCACACTTCACTGGACCGTGGATATTCAGTTACGCCCACTGTTTGTCTCTCCAatgttaaaaagaaaacaacatgAGGGTTTGGATACATACTGATTTAATTATAACATTTCCTACAGTTAACAGCCaatataaattaatgagatattaCGATAATGCATACAAGATAATGCGAACTGTCCTACTTCTTAGGGACTGAAGGTCATGAACATATCAATGAGGTCAGTAGAAAGTTCAGAGTGAACATTGTGATGAGAACAGTGAACGAATGTCTGCGGTTTCTTAGTTTTATGAACACTTTCCTGGATGCATTAAATCACATTGAGATTATAACTGTGTATCACAGTTTAGGGCTAGATTTGGGACTGGCATTGTTGTCTTTCTGAGACTTCGGGACGTCGTACATACCCTGAAGAACTGACGGGATCATCGGCGGCCTGTCGTAGGTGGTTTGGCCTGGAAAGGCACTCTGGCTAGATGAAGTTGGTACATCGTAAGTTAGTGAAGTTATATCCGAGTTTTGTTTGGGCGCGTCATAGCCATTCAGGGGCTCGTTGCTTCCCGGGACGTCGTATGTTTCCTGGGCGTCGTGTATTTGGCTCTTTGATGTCGGAACGTCATACGTTTCCTGGGCGTCGTGTATTTGGCTCTTTGATGTCGGAACGTCATACGTTTCCTGGGCGTCGTGTATTTGGCTATTTGATTTCGGGACATCGTATGTTTCCAGAGCTGCTGATTTTTGACTTTGGGATGGAGGGACGTCGTACGTTTCCTTGGGATTCATTTTGTTATGACTGGGTGGTACATCATAGGGTTTCTCTGATCTTTTGTTCTTTTTCCTCAAACTTACTTGTTGGTACGGTATCAGTTTAATTCCCATCGGGGTCGGATGTTTAGCCCTTGGTTTATTTAGATGATCGTATTCTCCCTCAGTTAAAGGCATATACACATTGTCATTTGGCAAATGGCGAGGCAGGGTAGTAGATTTGTTCACCTGATCTGTGGTTTTCTTTTTCGGAGTTTTGTTTACGGTAGAGTAGCCGTATTTCCCGCCTCGTTTAACTCCCATTTGTTGTTTCGGTTCATCTTTCACTGAAAACGCTTGTGTTTCGGAATAATGATCCGCGGAACCCGCCTCTGCATAATGTTGGGAAGGGTCGTCTGTTGTCCGTCTTTCTTTTGTGAGAGGCGTCTCAGCCTCGGCATACAGAGCAGACAACACCGGCTCTCTGTTTTCCTGGGTAGTGGAATTCACAGAAATGGTTGGCTGTGTGCTGTTTTGGCTTTTCGGATTGCTTATGGTTCTTTCTGATGGCTTCTGTCGGCGAACTGGAACTTTCTTCGTAAaactaattaattttaaaaataaaataataattctGTAAACCTTTTCAGTGCTTAGTGATTTACTTgaatttgtaaacaatgtggaATGTTTTTCAATTGGTTAATTACGAAGTCTTTATTTTCAAGATTTCTACCCAAATATGCATGCCACGATAGTTGATCATTAATAGAAATCGAAGATCTGAATGTATATCACAAACATAGGATTATTTTCAATCTACACATTTGTTGTACACGACATAACAGATTTAGATACCATCCTGTTTTTATGCCGGAGATCGGATACTGACCTGAGTTTGACCAACATGATGGCGAGCACTGTGACGACAATGATGAGGAGACCCAGAACTCCGATCAGAGCCATCGCCATTAAAGTCAGGCCATTGTCTGTCCAACAAAAACTCAACATTTATTTACTGCGGTACTCGTTTTGTGATCTTTACCTATTACAAAACGAATActaaatatatagtatatatttttttaaattttgagaatatacatataattttttggggggttgAAATACATACCTTGTTGTGAGGAACAATCACACGCGGCTTGCGAAAGAActagaaatgaaaaatgaaatatcttagTTTCTTCGTTTCCAACAGTCTTAAACATGCTCAGTAAAAGGTTAGTAGtgttaatttgttttaacagGCGCTTACCTTCATGGGTAATTAATAACACCGAAATGAATACGAGCACAAGATTCATATTCTTTGctaaataattaatttgatggTGAATGTGGAGGCAGCTCCATCggaaatgatattttgtgattAACGGAGGGAGGATATCCTTACAATGCGGATATTTTGTAACTGTGAACTGAACGTCAGTGAAGGGGACAGACAAAACCGCGGTGGCGGATCTTATAGGTAAACTGCCTCAAACACAGAGATGAAATTAAACCCCATACGTGATAATGCGATTTTTCACATTATGATTCAAGGCTAAtcaaatggttttaaaaacaaaatttactaATTGACTTGAATTAGTGTTAGAGAAGGGTGTATTTCCCTGCAAAACTCATCTGCGTAGGTGTTCCAAAATGCCATTTACACATTTAGGCAATTTGTTTGGTGTACtttaatttgtattgtttatacaaAGTCATATACTTCATAGTTTAAATGACTGATATAGGAGTTACCATACAATGATTGTGTAAATATGAAGTAGCATACATCCCTACATAGATACACAGGAGCCTAAATTATGTAAATCATAATTCATAATAATGTATAATTTATCAACATGATCAATAAAATCGTATTTACATTTCTGTTCTTGTATTAcacttataaaaatattttctctatCTATACAACTCTGTGACATTTTCATCTGTTAAAATTGAATAGGTTTGACAGTGTCTACAGGTTGTTTTtattaaataacattatttctTGGTATGATTTTTAAGAAGATTGTGAAATGAACTGAACAATGTAAAACAGTGTTCACCTTCTATTCATGTTGAAAAGTTctctttcatttctttgaaaatcataATGTCGACCTAGTTCAAGTTCCCattttttgagaaaataaaCTATATTTGCTACTGTATTACATATCGGAATAATATTTGGTATTGGTTTCGTTAAATACAAACGTAGCTTAAATCTATCATTAAACAGATTTATTTAATCTACACAGACTATACCATATCAAACATTTTACATACGACAACCAACATGTTGAAAACTGCATACGTCACTCATATCCAACATGTTGAATACTGCATACGTCACTCATATCCAACATGTTGACTGCTGCATACGTCACTCATATCCAACATGTTGAATACTGCATACGTCACTCATATCCAACATGTTGAATACTGCATACGTCACTCATATCCAACATGTTGAATACTGCATACGTCACTCATATCCAACATGTTGAATACTGCATACGTCACTCATATCCAACATGTTGAATACTGCATACGTCACTCATATCTTGGTATTTACTTTTCATGATTCGTCTACTGGTCTACTTCAATTTCAATCAGTATTTTAAAGATTCTATATTTCctgattataataataataataataataagacctttatttaaccaggattacatatttagcgataacgctagttttcaatatggtcctgcatataacatacatacagacagatattagtaaaataaacacagattaaaagaagtagaatacatataaacttaagaaataattatgaatgtaagataaatagaatacaaaatgaagcttaaaaagtatggtgataatctctaagataatttctcttaaaacacgcaacactcgttgagtttcttatgttttgactcaaggcattccacactgtgctccctgaaatgctgaaagatcttctataatattctgtttttgccctgggtatatacaaaatatttgaataagaatttctagtttgcctctgactgacttctgatacatatttaaaaacatttaaataatctggcattaaaccatgtaaaactttatacactaaaatgacttttctatagacaaagtaatctgatagaggcaaccagttaagttctgtaaacatgacattagatggtgtttcaaaatttctgatgttaagaattacccttgcagctcgtttttgcaatataaaaagcttattcacattttcagcatttcttggattgctccatatagtacaacaatatgtaaaatgtggaaaaatcatagtattaaaaatcttcagcagcacatcgtttgacataaaatatcttattcttcttaaaatgccaattctcttggaaatcttggATTAAGGTGTGTGTCCTCATTGGAAGTACAACATAAAAAACAGTAGTCAACACattaattcaacttttatacaaaaatcTACATGAACCTTCTCTAACTCATTCGCCGAGTGAAATCCCCAGAATTCACAATCATAGTTTTGCTACAATAATTATATGAATTAAttataaaaaaatcaatcaaacaaagacatctttgaaattaaattgaaatg contains:
- the LOC125646949 gene encoding uncharacterized protein LOC125646949 — its product is MALIGVLGLLIIVVTVLAIMLVKLSFTKKVPVRRQKPSERTISNPKSQNSTQPTISVNSTTQENREPVLSALYAEAETPLTKERRTTDDPSQHYAEAGSADHYSETQAFSVKDEPKQQMGVKRGGKYGYSTVNKTPKKKTTDQVNKSTTLPRHLPNDNVYMPLTEGEYDHLNKPRAKHPTPMGIKLIPYQQVSLRKKNKRSEKPYDVPPSHNKMNPKETYDVPPSQSQKSAALETYDVPKSNSQIHDAQETYDVPTSKSQIHDAQETYDVPTSKSQIHDAQETYDVPGSNEPLNGYDAPKQNSDITSLTYDVPTSSSQSAFPGQTTYDRPPMIPSVLQGMYDVPKSQKDNNASPKSSPKL